The following are from one region of the Tachysurus fulvidraco isolate hzauxx_2018 chromosome 24, HZAU_PFXX_2.0, whole genome shotgun sequence genome:
- the anp32e gene encoding acidic leucine-rich nuclear phosphoprotein 32 family member E isoform X2, whose product MEMKKRISLELRNRTPAEVAQLVVDNCRSSDGEIEGLTDDFKELEFLSMVNVGLTSLAMLPSLPKLRKLELSDNNISGSLEILAEKCPNLTYLNLSGNKIKELSTVEALQNLKNLKSLDLFNCEITTLEEYRESIFELLPQVTYLDGFDAEDNEAPDSEDDGDVCGGSDDDEDGEEGAGPVGDYEEDEDEEEEDEEESESGEVGLSYLMKDDIQDEEDDDDYVEEEQEEEEEEEAGVQGEKRKRDAEDEGDDDEDDD is encoded by the exons AtggagatgaagaagaggatCAGTTTAGAGCTGAGGAACAGAACTCCAGCCGAG GTGGCACAGCTGGTTGTGGACAATTGCCGCTCGAGCGACGGAGAGATCGAGGGGCTCACAGATGACTTCAAGGAGCTGGAGTTTCTCAGCATGGTTAATGTTGGTCTCACATCACTGGCCATGCTGCCATCGCTGCCCAAACTGAGGAAG TTGGAACTGAGTGACAATAACATCTCAGGCTCTTTGGAGATACTTGCAGAGAAATGCCCCAATCTGACATACCTGAACCTGAGTGGCAACAAGATTAAAGAACTCAGCACAGTGGAAGCATTG CAAAATCTGAAGAATCTGAAAAGCCTGGACCTTTTTAATTGTGAGATCACAACGCTGGAGGAGTACAGGGAGAGCATTTTTGAACTACTGCCTCAGGTCACATACCTGGATGGCTTTGATGCAGAGGACAATGAGGCTCCTGACTCcgaggatgatggtgatg TCTGTGGTGGctcagatgatgatgaagatggtgaGGAAGGAGCCGGGCCGGTTGGTGATtatgaggaggatgaggacgaggaagaggaggatgaagaagagtcAGAGAGTGGAGAGGTTGGGCTGTCCTACCTGATGAAAGATGATATTCAG gatgaggaagatgatgatgactaTGTAGAAGAGGaacaggaggaggaagaag AAGAGGAGGCAGGGGTTCAGGGGGAGAAGCGGAAGAGAGATGCAGAAGATGAGGGTgacgatgatgaagatgatgactAG
- the anp32e gene encoding acidic leucine-rich nuclear phosphoprotein 32 family member E isoform X3 encodes MEMKKRISLELRNRTPAEVAQLVVDNCRSSDGEIEGLTDDFKELEFLSMVNVGLTSLAMLPSLPKLRKLELSDNNISGSLEILAEKCPNLTYLNLSGNKIKELSTVEALQNLKNLKSLDLFNCEITTLEEYRESIFELLPQVTYLDGFDAEDNEAPDSEDDVCGGSDDDEDGEEGAGPVGDYEEDEDEEEEDEEESESGEVGLSYLMKDDIQDEEDDDDYVEEEQEEEEGEEEEAGVQGEKRKRDAEDEGDDDEDDD; translated from the exons AtggagatgaagaagaggatCAGTTTAGAGCTGAGGAACAGAACTCCAGCCGAG GTGGCACAGCTGGTTGTGGACAATTGCCGCTCGAGCGACGGAGAGATCGAGGGGCTCACAGATGACTTCAAGGAGCTGGAGTTTCTCAGCATGGTTAATGTTGGTCTCACATCACTGGCCATGCTGCCATCGCTGCCCAAACTGAGGAAG TTGGAACTGAGTGACAATAACATCTCAGGCTCTTTGGAGATACTTGCAGAGAAATGCCCCAATCTGACATACCTGAACCTGAGTGGCAACAAGATTAAAGAACTCAGCACAGTGGAAGCATTG CAAAATCTGAAGAATCTGAAAAGCCTGGACCTTTTTAATTGTGAGATCACAACGCTGGAGGAGTACAGGGAGAGCATTTTTGAACTACTGCCTCAGGTCACATACCTGGATGGCTTTGATGCAGAGGACAATGAGGCTCCTGACTCcgaggatgatg TCTGTGGTGGctcagatgatgatgaagatggtgaGGAAGGAGCCGGGCCGGTTGGTGATtatgaggaggatgaggacgaggaagaggaggatgaagaagagtcAGAGAGTGGAGAGGTTGGGCTGTCCTACCTGATGAAAGATGATATTCAG gatgaggaagatgatgatgactaTGTAGAAGAGGaacaggaggaggaagaaggtgAGG AAGAGGAGGCAGGGGTTCAGGGGGAGAAGCGGAAGAGAGATGCAGAAGATGAGGGTgacgatgatgaagatgatgactAG
- the anp32e gene encoding acidic leucine-rich nuclear phosphoprotein 32 family member E isoform X1, translated as MEMKKRISLELRNRTPAEVAQLVVDNCRSSDGEIEGLTDDFKELEFLSMVNVGLTSLAMLPSLPKLRKLELSDNNISGSLEILAEKCPNLTYLNLSGNKIKELSTVEALQNLKNLKSLDLFNCEITTLEEYRESIFELLPQVTYLDGFDAEDNEAPDSEDDGDVCGGSDDDEDGEEGAGPVGDYEEDEDEEEEDEEESESGEVGLSYLMKDDIQDEEDDDDYVEEEQEEEEGEEEEAGVQGEKRKRDAEDEGDDDEDDD; from the exons AtggagatgaagaagaggatCAGTTTAGAGCTGAGGAACAGAACTCCAGCCGAG GTGGCACAGCTGGTTGTGGACAATTGCCGCTCGAGCGACGGAGAGATCGAGGGGCTCACAGATGACTTCAAGGAGCTGGAGTTTCTCAGCATGGTTAATGTTGGTCTCACATCACTGGCCATGCTGCCATCGCTGCCCAAACTGAGGAAG TTGGAACTGAGTGACAATAACATCTCAGGCTCTTTGGAGATACTTGCAGAGAAATGCCCCAATCTGACATACCTGAACCTGAGTGGCAACAAGATTAAAGAACTCAGCACAGTGGAAGCATTG CAAAATCTGAAGAATCTGAAAAGCCTGGACCTTTTTAATTGTGAGATCACAACGCTGGAGGAGTACAGGGAGAGCATTTTTGAACTACTGCCTCAGGTCACATACCTGGATGGCTTTGATGCAGAGGACAATGAGGCTCCTGACTCcgaggatgatggtgatg TCTGTGGTGGctcagatgatgatgaagatggtgaGGAAGGAGCCGGGCCGGTTGGTGATtatgaggaggatgaggacgaggaagaggaggatgaagaagagtcAGAGAGTGGAGAGGTTGGGCTGTCCTACCTGATGAAAGATGATATTCAG gatgaggaagatgatgatgactaTGTAGAAGAGGaacaggaggaggaagaaggtgAGG AAGAGGAGGCAGGGGTTCAGGGGGAGAAGCGGAAGAGAGATGCAGAAGATGAGGGTgacgatgatgaagatgatgactAG